Proteins found in one Triticum aestivum cultivar Chinese Spring chromosome 4D, IWGSC CS RefSeq v2.1, whole genome shotgun sequence genomic segment:
- the LOC123098290 gene encoding uncharacterized protein has product MSKVLERRNSFGTTTPTSSASASDSSKKNEKTVSRYLRPSTGSCHDLCKHGHRNPSEEKLLLLGGRRKKLPTHPNNLTLHGSVILDTPKDVRNRRNISLVKSSISLGEADRVVHKIKSADLRGAASSEHLVPRIALSADHKNVNSDGRKKHPMVAQRTLANPRHSSGVPNIDKKAAMPVKGSKLPEKTLQEKARTVEKATTVKQPLVKKPASLPTKLNLIKKVPVSSQASNNLVSSKDKSTLKGKHPSSPAIITGKRTSNTGKTGRSSMRSSNASINGKERSDVPRTPFSTEDEFIASVELQEDDVQNSCVTSYNVESTVVELFPDATEYGDISQTAPEEESRISSDDDLDMSITSSSVQSDLTPVETDEEDVQGSSIIGHLVESALTELSSHATEYVEESQPAPKETSRFSLEDGVVESNEVSEPLVSELPVAAELQLSFDNQKLKTMLSKPDLEHMQPEKNSTNGRASTDEDIRTDDPALCQLPKQLTAVQSADVYDSALTESSSGMEADGVKVSASVESVITETKEDMGAHEDLQGPPELLDDKHAEDPEYCLDCTIGNVAENVEAAEIDDVGNINSTSHCQSILETSFGGELLEQSESVLIDSNLQTDELASVHNNDTSEQDELKSMIVAQQLEEELSDDENYEEYDYELIELDDFDAEDEGEAINPNNDSSKAKGQRLQRISSLHPDDASTTPYKLKFKRGKIVELTPDSNGPRRLIFRRRAANEVANGEGQLVRRIYKRNPRNNGVPTEPDLESPSVKLRHQDTQDKKDAQGLFNNVIEETASKLVESRKSKVKALVGAFETVILLQDGNPTTPQAGNSPYLAQDEDEKARDEPL; this is encoded by the coding sequence ATGTCCAAAGTTTTGGAAAGAAGAAATTCATTTGGTACCACCACTCCTACAAGCTCAGCTTCAGCTTCAGATTCTTCAAAAAAGAATGAGAAGACGGTATCACGCTACCTAAGACCTTCTACAGGCTCATGCCATGATTTATGCAAGCATGGACACAGGAATCCTTCTGAAGAAAAGCTTCTGCTTTTAGgagggagaagaaagaaacttcCAACTCATCCAAATAATTTGACACTGCATGGATCAGTTATCTTAGATACACCCAAGGATGTCAGGAACAGAAGAAATATTTCACTAGTCAAGTCGAGTATATCACTGGGTGAAGCTGATCGTGTTGTTCACAAGATAAAATCAGCAGATTTGAGAGGCGCTGCATCATCGGAACACTTGGTCCCACGTATTGCTTTATCAGCTGATCATAAAAATGTGAACTCTGATGGCAGAAAGAAACATCCAATGGTTGCCCAGAGGACTTTGGCTAATCCAAGGCATTCCAGCGGAGTACCCAATATTGATAAAAAAGCAGCAATGCCTGTAAAGGGTTCGAAGTTGCCAGAGAAGACACTGCAGGAAAAAGCTAGAACTGTGGAGAAGGCCACTACTGTCAAGCAACCGTTAGTTAAGAAACCAGCTTCACTTCCTACTAAACTCAACTTGATTAAGAAAGTTCCTGTGTCATCTCAGGCTTCTaataatcttgtatcttcaaaagATAAAAGTACTCTGAAAGGAAAGCATCCTTCTTCACCAGCAATTATTACTGGCAAGCGCACAAGCAATACTGGTAAGACTGGAAGAAGTTCTATGAGGTCCagcaatgcaagtatcaatggcaAGGAACGCTCAGATGTGCCCAGAACACCATTCTCCACTGAAGACGAGTTTATTGCATCTGTTGAATTACAAGAAGACGATGTGCAAAATTCATGTGTTACAAGCTATAATGTGGAGTCAACAGTAGTGGAGCTGTTTCCAGATGCCACAGAATATGGAGACATTTCTCAAACAGCACCAGAAGAAGAAAGCAGAATAAGTTCAGATGATGACTTGGACATGTCCATAACATCATCGTCTGTCCAATCTGACTTGACTCCTGTTGAAACAGACGAAGAGGATGTGCAAGGTTCATCTATTATAGGCCATCTGGTGGAGTCAGCGCTAACAGAACTATCTTCACATGCCACAGAATATGTAGAAGAATCTCAACCAGCACCAAAAGAAACAAGTAGATTCAGTTTAGAGGATGGTGTGGTGGAAAGTAATGAAGTGAGTGAACCATTGGTCTCTGAACTCCCCGTTGCTGCTGAATTGCAGCTATCATTTGATAATCAGAAACTCAAGACTATGCTCAGTAAACCTGATCTAGAGCATATGCAACCAGAGAAGAATTCCACTAATGGTCGAGCTTCAACGGATGAAGACATCCGAACAGATGATCCAGCTCTCTGCCAGCTACCTAAACAATTAACAGCTGTGCAAAGTGCAGATGTATATGATTCTGCATTAACTGAAAGTAGCTCGGGAATGGAAGCTGATGGAGTGAAAGTCAGTGCTAGTGTGGAGTCTGTAATCACTGAAACTAAGGAGGACATGGGAGCTCATGAAGACCTTCAAGGACCTCCAGAACTGCTTGATGATAAACATGCTGAGGATCCCGAGTATTGCCTCGATTGCACTATAGGAAATGTAGCTGAAAATGTGGAGGCTGCTGAAATTGACGATGTTGGGAATATTAATAGTACATCTCATTGCCAATCAATTTTAGAAACTTCATTCGGTGGTGAACTTCTGGAGCAATCAGAGTCTGTGCTAATTGATTCTAATCTACAAACCGATGAGTTAGCAAGTGTCCATAACAATGACACCTCTGAACAGGATGAACTGAAATCAATGATTGTTGCTCAACAGTTAGAGGAAGAATTATCAGATGATGAGAATTATGAAGAATATGATTATGAGTTAATTGAATTAGATGACTTTGATGCAGAAGATGAAGGAGAAGCAATCAACCCAAATAATGATTCTTCAAAGGCTAAAGGCCAAAGGCTGCAAAGGATCTCATCACTTCACCCAGATGATGCTAGTACCACACCTTACAAATTGAAGTTTAAAAGGGGTAAAATTGTAGAACTCACACCAGACAGTAATGGCCCGAGAAGACTCATATTTAGAAGAAGAGCTGCCAATGAAGTTGCAAATGGTGAAGGTCAGCTAGTGAGAAGGATTTATAAGAGGAATCCTAGAAATAATGGTGTTCCTACTGAGCCTGACTTGGAATCTCCTTCAGTGAAACTGAGGCATCAAGATACACAAGACAAGAAGGATGCGCAGGGGCTATTCAACAATGTAATAGAAGAAACTGCAAGCAAGCTTGTGGAGTCTAGGAAAA